One window of the Papaver somniferum cultivar HN1 unplaced genomic scaffold, ASM357369v1 unplaced-scaffold_115, whole genome shotgun sequence genome contains the following:
- the LOC113329196 gene encoding chromo domain-containing protein LHP1-like: MKRGLGSQTPKLPQGFYEIEDVRKKRVRKGHTEYLIKWRDWPERSNTWEPSENVQEYVDEFEESLLLRKRKRKRKGRSASKSFHREGNKGNETNELGHVAPNDEDVGTIATQQTHEKESVSSKVTELRERTSIVNLNSENGKKKVSDTMLSDNMVESHILQVDFDESTTHSNRLTGAERRKSGIVRRFQNELGQNDEDAGTIATEKTHENEKSHIPEVDFDESTTHSNRLTGAERRKSGNVRRFQNELGHEDPNDEDAGTIATKQTHENESFSSKVTELRERTSIDNLNSENGKKKVSDNMVESHLPEVDFEESTTQSNRLTGAKRRKSRNVRRFQKESTVLEDAQNGDKPEPDQHKAGRLSNYTHSITKIKPTGYSVSIKEGVQDDVHVSKVFYNQERIRRVPSEVLAGMGR; the protein is encoded by the exons ATGAAAAGAGGACTGGGGTCGCAAACACCCAAGCTTCCTCAAGGTTTCTACGAAATTGAAGATGTGAGAAAGAAAAGGGTTCGCAAG GGGCATACTGAATATCTGATAAAATGGCGTGATTGGCCGGAGAGATCAAATACATGGGAACCTTCTGAGAATGTACAAGAATATGTTGATGAATTTGAAGAAAG CTTACTTTTGAGAAAGCGAAAGAGGAAGCGGAAGGGTAGATCTGCAAGTAAATCATTTCATAGAGAGGGAAATAAAGGGAATGAGACGAATGAATTAGGTCATGTGGCACCTAATGATGAGGATGTGGGTACAATTGCCACCCAGCAAACTCATGAGAAAGAGAGTGTTTCTTCCAAAGTCACTGAGCTCAGAGAGAGAACCTCCATTGTCAACTTAAATTCTGAGAATGGGAAGAAGAAAGTTTCTGATACAATGCTATCTGATAACATGGTAGAAAGTCATATTCTACAAGTAGATTTTGATGAAAGTACTACTCACAGTAATCGTTTGACAGGAGCTGAAAGGAGGAAATCTGGAATTGTCAGGAGGTTTCAGAATGAATTAGGCCAGAATGATGAGGATGCGGGTACAATTGCTACCGAGAAAACTCATGAGAACGAAA AAAGTCATATTCCAGAAGTAGATTTTGATGAAAGTACTACTCACAGTAATCGTTTGACAGGAGCTGAAAGGAGGAAATCTGGAAATGTCAGGAGATTTCAGAATGAATTAGGTCATGAGGATCCGAATGATGAGGATGCGGGTACAATTGCTACCAAGCAAACTCATGAGAACGAAAGTTTTTCTTCCAAAGTCACTGAGCTCAGAGAGAGAACCTCCATAGACAACTTAAATTCTGAGAATGGGAAGAAGAAGGTTTCTGATAATATGGTAGAAAGTCATCTTCCAGAAGTAGATTTTGAGGAAAGTACTACTCAAAGTAATCGTTTGACAGGAGCTAAAAGGAGGAAATCTAGAAATGTCAGGAGGTTTCAGAAGGAATCAACTGTGTTAGAAGATGCTCAAAATGGAGATAAGCCTGAACCTGATCAGCATAAGGCGGGAAGGTTGTCTAATTACACACATTCTATTACCAAGATCAAACCTACTGGTTATTCAGTCTCAATAAAAGAAGGTGTACAAGATGATGTGCATGTCAGTAAG
- the LOC113329197 gene encoding uncharacterized protein LOC113329197 encodes MHRLKEDTTESDNSTSVMNWCQIEASILESDFTEEEVLHVINDLANDMAPGPDGFPIMFFQKCWHFIKEDIMGTVNEFCTTGTINPKHNSTFITLVPKKDHIETIKDCRPICLLTSVYKIIAKVLSTKLKLVMDKLISPVQCAYIEGRQITDGTLIANELVDSRLRYGNAGIVCNIDLEKVNTSKTRTIAVGDVPNLATWEEEFGCSTDCLPFMYLGMPLGANSGSKRIWDPILEKFDARLSVWRKISLSRGGKLGLLKCILSSLPTYYFSLFKAPISCINILEKKMRNFLWEYKEGAKTSHLVNWDLVRATKEKGGLGVCDLKLMNLALLAKWCWRFGVEKNKLWYKIVEDKYGTDFSKWIPGNITETYGVSRWRVIAGTASLISENSTLFVHSGSAIAFWNDIWCGQLPLASVSPNLYKLSTNRNVTIANMISLEGNWKFEFKRVLTNQEVEEYASLLTIIGDNPPIQDALPDTRR; translated from the exons ATGCATCGACTAAAAGAAGATACAACAGAATCAGACAACTCTACATCGGTAATGAATTGGTGTCAGATAGAG GCCTCTATTTTAGAATCTGATTTCACTGAAGAAGAGGTTCTGCATGTTATTAATGATTTAGCTAATGACATGGCCCCAGGTCCAGATGGCTTCCCTATTATGTTCTTTCAGAAGTGTTGGCATTTCATCAAGGAAGACATTATGGGTACTGTGAATGAATTTTGCACTACAGGTACTATCAATCCTAAACATAACTCTACTTTCATTACGCTTGTACCAAAGAAGGACCACATTGAAACTATAAAAGATTGTAGACCTATTTGCCTTCTTACTAGCGTTTACAAAATAATTGCAAAAGTTCTATCCACAAAGCTGAAACTTGTTATGGATAAACTTATTTCGCCGGTACAATGTGCATATATTGAAGGCAGGCAAATAACTGATGGTACTTTGATTGCTAATGAATTGGTAGATTCTAGACTAAGGTATGGTAATGCTGGTATTGTGTGCAATATTGATCTTGAGAAG GTAAATACTTCTAAAACCCGAACCATTGCTGTTGGAGATGTTCCTAACCTAGCTACTTGGGAGGAAGAATTTGGTTGTTCAACTGATTGTTTACCATTTATGTATTTGGGGATGCCACTTGGTGCAAATTCTGGATCAAAAAGAATATGGGATCCAATTTTAGAGAAGTTTGATGCTAGATTATCTGTCTGGAGGAAGATATCTTTATCTAGAGGAGGTAAACTTGGTCTTTTGAAATGTATATTATCTTCTTTACCCACTTATTACTTTTCGTTATTCAAGGCACCTATTTCATGTATTAATATTCTAGAAAAGAAGATGCGTAATTTTTTGTGGGAATATAAGGAAGGTGCAAAGACCTCACACTTGGTTAACTGGGATCTGGTTCGTGCAACTAAAGAAAAGGGTGGCCTTGGTGTTTGTGATCTTAAGCTAATGAATTTAGCTTTATTGGCTAAATGGTGTTGGAGATTTGGTGTCGAAAAGAATAAACTTTGGTATAAGATAGTAGAAGACAAGTATGGTACTGATTTCTCTAAATGGATTCCCGGAAATATTACTGAAACATATGGAGTATCCCGTTGGCGTGTGATTGCTGGAACTGCAAGTTTAATTAGTGAAAATTCAACACTCTTTGTACATTCAGGCAGTGCCATTGCCTTCTGGAATGACATTTGGTGTGGACAACTTCCTCTTGCATCTGTTTCACCCAATCTATACAAGTTATCAACAAACAGAAATGTTACGATAGCCAACATGATATCGTTGGAAGGGAATTGGAAGTTTGAATTCAAGCGTGTTCTCACAAACCAAGAGGTTGAAGAATATGCAAGCCTACTCACTATTATCGGAGACAATCCTCCAATTCAAGATGCACTTCCAGACACGAGAAGGTAG